From Humibacter ginsenosidimutans, a single genomic window includes:
- a CDS encoding zinc-dependent metalloprotease encodes MSDDDRDDPENELRDMLRQFLSGDGSFDANQLAGAAGLPSDAASIQALMSQLQSALRSPTDGIDWGVALEQGTTIASKDAVETTPAQRAALDQAFNVAGLWLDEVTSISELTTTPVLLSRRQWVKETMPVWTQLAEPVATSISDALTQVMQEQAPEEMQGMLQNAGHIVRAVGGTLFAVQLGQVVGQLSGEVVSAGDVGIPLLTDGTAALLPQNVAAFGEGLDIPDDQVQIYLAVRELAHARLFRHAKWLRLQLITSITEFARGVRIDTDRMQELAEGFDPSNPEELREAMVSGALIPPKTEAQQAALARLETMLALIEGWVDVVTARATARLPKSDAVAETVRRRRAAGGPAESAFATLVGLELRPRRLREAAAMWSQVTDAVGDDERDALWSHPDLLPTSEDLDDPSRLVARLKASAAGEPPERDELDDAIAALLNGEDFGEAPGDDGSTPNGSDDGPHPV; translated from the coding sequence ATGTCCGACGACGACCGGGACGACCCGGAGAACGAACTGCGCGACATGCTGCGCCAATTCCTGTCGGGCGACGGCTCGTTCGACGCGAATCAGCTGGCGGGTGCGGCCGGTCTGCCGAGCGACGCGGCGAGCATCCAGGCGCTGATGAGCCAGCTGCAGAGCGCGCTGCGCTCCCCCACCGACGGCATCGACTGGGGCGTCGCTCTCGAGCAGGGCACGACCATCGCGTCGAAGGATGCCGTCGAGACGACCCCCGCGCAGCGCGCGGCCCTCGATCAGGCGTTCAACGTCGCCGGGCTCTGGCTCGACGAGGTGACGAGCATCTCCGAGCTCACGACCACACCGGTGCTGCTCAGCCGGCGCCAGTGGGTCAAGGAGACCATGCCGGTGTGGACGCAGCTGGCCGAACCGGTCGCGACGAGCATCTCGGATGCGCTGACCCAGGTCATGCAGGAACAGGCGCCCGAGGAGATGCAGGGCATGCTGCAGAATGCCGGGCACATCGTGCGTGCTGTCGGCGGCACGCTGTTCGCCGTGCAGCTCGGCCAGGTGGTCGGGCAGCTCAGCGGCGAGGTGGTCTCGGCCGGCGATGTGGGCATCCCTCTTCTCACCGACGGCACGGCGGCCCTGCTGCCGCAGAACGTCGCCGCGTTCGGCGAGGGGCTCGACATCCCCGACGACCAGGTGCAGATCTACCTCGCTGTGCGCGAGCTCGCTCACGCGAGGCTGTTCAGGCACGCCAAGTGGCTGCGTCTGCAGCTCATCACCTCGATCACCGAGTTCGCCCGCGGCGTGCGCATCGACACGGACCGCATGCAGGAGCTGGCGGAGGGCTTCGACCCCTCCAACCCCGAAGAGCTGCGCGAGGCGATGGTGAGCGGTGCGCTCATCCCACCCAAGACGGAGGCCCAGCAGGCCGCCCTGGCGCGCCTGGAGACGATGCTCGCCCTGATCGAGGGCTGGGTCGACGTGGTGACGGCGCGGGCGACCGCCCGGCTGCCGAAGTCGGATGCCGTGGCGGAGACGGTGCGCAGACGCCGCGCCGCGGGCGGTCCCGCCGAGTCGGCGTTCGCGACGCTCGTCGGTCTCGAGCTGCGTCCCCGCAGGCTGCGGGAGGCCGCAGCGATGTGGTCGCAGGTGACGGATGCCGTCGGCGACGACGAGCGCGACGCCCTCTGGTCGCACCCCGACCTGCTGCCGACGTCGGAGGACCTCGATGACCCGAGCCGTCTCGTGGCCCGGCTCAAGGCATCCGCCGCCGGCGAGCCGCCGGAGCGCGACGAGCTCGACGACGCGATCGCCGCGCTGCTGAACGGGGAGGATTTCGGCGAGGCGCCCGGTGACGACGGCAGCACGCCGAACG